The genome window CGTACTACCGCACGCGCTACGGCCAGGAGACGACGTTCATCCCCTACGGCTGCGAGGTGCGGCGCGACGCGGCGGCGGCCACGCTCGAGCACTTCGGCCTCGAGCCCGACGGGTACGTGCTCTACGTCAGCCGCCTCGAGCCCGAGAACAACGCGCACGCCGTCATCGCCGCCTACGAGAAAAGCGAGCTCAGCCAGAAACTGGTGATTGTCGGCGACGCCCCGTATGCCACAGAATACAAGGCAACGCTCAGGCGCGCGGCGGGCCCCGGCGTGGTGTTCACCGGCGGGGTCTACGGAACCGGCTATCGCGAGCTCCAGTCGCACGCCCTCGCGTACGTGCACGCGACCGAGGTCGGCGGCACCCACCCGGCGCTCGTCGAGGCCATGGGCTTTGGCAACGCCGTGCTGGTGAACGACGTCCCGGAGAATCGCGAGGTGGCCGGCGACGCGGCCCTGTATTTCGAGGCCGCTCGACCCGATACGTTGGCCGAAGTCCTGGAACGGGTGGTGGGCGACCCCGCGCTGCGGCAGCGCTGCCGCGAGCGGGCGCGCGAGCGGGCGCAGGCGCTGTTCTCGTGGGACAGCGTCGCCGACCGCTACGAGACACTGTTCCGGGCGCTCGCTGGCCCCTGATGGACGGACGATCGTGATTTCCGAACGCGCCAGGCTCGTCACCATCTCGTATGTCGTGTCGGATGCCACCGCCACGGCCGGGGCGCTCGTCGCGGCCCACGCCGTGCGATCGGCTCTCGGGCAGGTCGACAGCCTCTTCGGGCCGGTGTACCCGCTCGATCACTATCTGCCGCTGCTCGCATTCATCCTGCCGCTCTGGCTGCTGGCCTTCTACGCCTCGGGGCTTTACGGCCACCGCTCGGCACGCACCATGTCCACCGAGGTGGCCCGCCTGGCCCGCGGGCTGGCCACGGCCGCTGTGCTGCTCGCGTGCGTCATCTTCGTCGCGAAACTCGATTTCCTCAGTCGCCCGCTCATCGCGGTCTTCGTGCTCGCGTCGGGCCTCTTCGTCGTGGCCGGGCGCAGCTTCGTGCGGGCCGTCGTGCTCGACACGTCGACCCGCCGGCGCGTGCTGGTGGCCGGAGGACGCGACGAAGCCATCCGGGCTGCCGCCAACGTCGACGCGCACCGCGACTGGGGCCTCGAGGTCGTCGGGCTGATCTCGGACGGCACGTGGCACGACGTCGGCCGGTCAACGTATCGCCTGCTTGGCACTTACAAGGACATCCCCCGGCTGGTGCTCGAAGGCGACGTGGTCGACGAGGTCCTCGTCGCGCCTGCCGCAGGCCGCGTCGACGAGCTGACCACCCTCGAACCGGTGTTCCTGCGGCTCGAGGAGCTCGGCATCGTGACCCGGCTCGTGGTGAACTTCCTGCCGCAGTCGTTGTCCGAGGTCTCGTTCGACGAATTCGGCGGGATTCCCCTGCTCACCTTCAGCACGGCGCCGCGCGACGAGTTGCTGCTCTTCATCCGGAGAGTGGTCGACGTCGGCCTCGCCCTCGTGCTGATGGTCGTGCTCCTGCCGCTCTTCCTGGCGATTGCCGCGGCCATCAAGCTCGGCTCGCCTGGGCCCATCCTCTTCAAGCAGCAGCGATGCGGCCTGCGCGGACGCCCGTTCACGTTCCTCAAGTTCCGGTCGATGCGGCTCGACGCCGAGGCCCTGAAACCGGCACTCGCGCCGTTCAACGAGATGGACGGCCCGGCGTTCAAGATGACCAACGACCCGCGGGTCACACCGGTCGGCCGGTTCCTCCGGCGCTCGAGCCTCGACGAGCTGCCCCAGCTCTGGAATATCCTGAAGGGCGACATGAGCTTCGTCGGGCCGCGCCCGGCGGTGCTCGACGAAGTGCGGCAGTACGAGCCGTGGCAGCGGCGCCGCCTCTCCATGCAGCCGGGGCTGACCTGCCTGTGGCAGGTCAGCGGACGCAACGAGCTGACCTTCGACGAATGGATGCGCCTCGACCTCGAGTACATCGACAACTGGTCGCTGTGGCTCGACGTGAAGATCGTGCTCAAGACCATCCCGGCGGTCATCCTCGGCCGCGGGGCCCGGTAGGCGTTCCCGCGCCCCGGCCGGCCCGCTGTCGCGTGCCCTCCTTCCCGGATCTCCTATGACGAGACGCAGGATCTCGCTCATCGTTGGTGCGGCCCTCGCGCTCGGCCTCGTGTTGCTGCTCGTGCAGATGACCGGGCGCGATGGTCGTCCACCCGTCATCGATCTCATCGCGCTCTTCCCCGACGCCGAGAAGCGCACGACCCTCGACAGCCTCACCGAGGCCTTCGCCGTGGTCGACGTCTCGCTCGAGGGCCACCGGAGGCGCGCGATCTTCGCGCACCCGACCTCGCGCATCACCTGGGCGGTCGACGTGCCGCCGAACGCGGTGCTCAGAACGGACGCCGGCATGCGCATGGAGTCGTGGGTCGGCGAGGGCGATGGCGCGACGTTCCGCGTGGGTGTCGGCGACGGCACGACCTACCGCGAGTACTTCGAGCGCATCCTCGATCCGTACCACCGGCCCGAAGACCGCGGGTGGATCCCCATCGAGGTCGACCTCGCCCCCTATGCCGGCCGCAGGGTCACCATCGTCTTCAACACTGGCCCGGGACCCTGGGACAACGCCGTCCGCGACGCCGCCGTCTGGGGCGCTCCCCGCATCGAGCAACGGCCGGCCGCCGACACCCCGTAGGAAGCCCGCACCCTTGCCGACGTTTCGCTCCGTCGCCGTCGGGTTCGTCGTGGCCGTCGTCGTCACGCTCACGACCGACCTCGTACCGGTCTCCTTCCGCCTCGAGATGGGCACCGGGCCCGCCGCGGAGCGCCTCACCGGCTTCTATGGCGTGGACCGGCGCGACGGCAGCCTCGGACGCTGGACCAACGGCGACGGCACCATCAGGTTGCCGCCCCGCGGCCGGTGGCCGGCCGACGTGGTGGTGGCGCTCTCCGGCCACCCCGCGCGGGCCGGCGAGGTCATCGACGTGGTGGCCGCCGACGGCCCGGTCGTCGCGTTGGAGTCCACGGGCGCCCCTCAGGCGGCCCGGCTCGTGGTGGACGAGGGGGATTCGACGGCTCCCCTGGTCGTGCGACTGACGTCGGCGGCGTCGACCTCGGCCGACGACCCGAGGGCCCTCGGCGTCTTCGTCTA of Acidobacteriota bacterium contains these proteins:
- a CDS encoding sugar transferase — translated: MISERARLVTISYVVSDATATAGALVAAHAVRSALGQVDSLFGPVYPLDHYLPLLAFILPLWLLAFYASGLYGHRSARTMSTEVARLARGLATAAVLLACVIFVAKLDFLSRPLIAVFVLASGLFVVAGRSFVRAVVLDTSTRRRVLVAGGRDEAIRAAANVDAHRDWGLEVVGLISDGTWHDVGRSTYRLLGTYKDIPRLVLEGDVVDEVLVAPAAGRVDELTTLEPVFLRLEELGIVTRLVVNFLPQSLSEVSFDEFGGIPLLTFSTAPRDELLLFIRRVVDVGLALVLMVVLLPLFLAIAAAIKLGSPGPILFKQQRCGLRGRPFTFLKFRSMRLDAEALKPALAPFNEMDGPAFKMTNDPRVTPVGRFLRRSSLDELPQLWNILKGDMSFVGPRPAVLDEVRQYEPWQRRRLSMQPGLTCLWQVSGRNELTFDEWMRLDLEYIDNWSLWLDVKIVLKTIPAVILGRGAR